Proteins from a single region of Mesotoga sp. BH458_6_3_2_1:
- a CDS encoding LacI family DNA-binding transcriptional regulator produces the protein MSAKLSDVARLAEVSTATVSRVLNKSGYVSQKSREKVLLAVEELEYSPSRVASYLASRKLTFNIGIVAGKRLFRILSDKSDQFYTIVLNGIEAFFRSNNMRGELIPIDEFSNDFDGYLMIGGEIKENDVRSVKNRGKPVVLIDQYLAGVKVDCVVSDGYDGAIYGIRKLLSKGLKKIVNIHGPLSHFGFKDRYDGYVSAMESAGLLPKAFEFDEENDNMSPIIDLLLSRYGLPDAVFGCNDTAAIRALEELQARGIRIPEEVSIIGFDDIVSSSATSPSLTTFKIFKQEMGVVASRRLQSLLIGSEPHPTKISLFTEFIQRESTS, from the coding sequence GTGTCTGCAAAACTATCCGATGTCGCCAGACTAGCAGAAGTCTCAACAGCGACAGTTTCCAGAGTGCTTAACAAAAGCGGATACGTTTCTCAGAAATCCAGAGAGAAGGTCCTTTTGGCTGTTGAAGAACTTGAATACAGCCCTTCTAGAGTTGCCAGTTACCTCGCAAGCCGGAAGCTCACTTTCAATATTGGAATTGTCGCAGGAAAGAGATTGTTCCGAATTCTCTCTGATAAGTCAGATCAATTCTATACTATCGTCCTGAACGGAATAGAAGCGTTTTTCAGAAGCAATAATATGAGAGGTGAGCTTATTCCAATCGATGAGTTTTCGAACGATTTTGATGGATATCTCATGATTGGAGGAGAAATAAAAGAAAATGATGTTAGAAGTGTTAAGAACAGGGGAAAGCCAGTTGTACTTATTGACCAATACTTGGCCGGAGTGAAAGTTGATTGTGTCGTCTCTGATGGATATGACGGAGCCATTTATGGAATCAGAAAGTTGCTTTCAAAGGGATTGAAGAAGATTGTGAATATCCATGGCCCCTTATCTCACTTTGGCTTCAAGGATAGGTACGATGGCTATGTTTCGGCAATGGAAAGCGCTGGTCTCCTTCCGAAAGCGTTTGAATTTGATGAGGAGAACGATAACATGAGCCCTATTATCGATCTCTTGCTTTCAAGATATGGACTTCCAGATGCTGTCTTTGGATGTAACGATACTGCAGCGATAAGAGCACTGGAAGAGCTGCAGGCTAGAGGGATAAGGATTCCGGAAGAGGTCTCGATAATTGGATTTGATGATATAGTGAGTTCTTCTGCCACCTCTCCTTCACTAACAACTTTCAAGATCTTCAAGCAGGAGATGGGAGTCGTTGCATCAAGAAGATTGCAGAGCTTGCTAATCGGAAGTGAGCCTCATCCGACGAAGATTTCTTTGTTCACTGAATTCATTCAGAGAGAGAGCACTTCATAG